The window cctaaaccttgatcctactatcaccataatcctaaaccctgatcctacATTCACCataaccataaaccctgatcctgctatcaccataaccctaaaccttgatcctactatcacGATAACCCTAAACTTCgatcctactatcaccataactCCAAACCCTGATCTTACATTcaccttaacccagaacccacttttatccttaactcggaacccacttttatccttaactccgaacccacttttatccttaaccccgaacccacttttatccttaaccccgaacccacttttatccttaaccccgaacccacttttatccttaaccccgaacccacttttatccttaaccccgaacccacttttatccttaacccggaacccacttttatccttaacccggaaccaacttttacctttaacccagaacccacttttatccttaacccgtaacctaccttatttttaacccggaacccacttttacctttaacccagaacctactttacccttaacccggaacccaccttgtctttaacccggaacccaccttaacccttaacccggaacctaccttaatTTTAACCAGGAACCTACGCTATTTTTAACCGGCAACcgaccttatttttaacccggaacccaccttacccttaacccggaacccaccttacccttaacccggaaccaacttttatccttaacccggaacccacttttatccttaacccggaacttacgttatccttaacccggaacctactttaatccttaaccgggaacccacttttacccttaacgcGTAACCCAcatttacccttaacccggaacccacttttatccttaacccggaacctaccttttccttaacccggaattaactttactcttaacccggaaccaaccatacttttaaccgGAACATACGTCATtgttaacccggaacctactttactcttaacccggaacctactttactcttaacccggaaccaaccatacttttaaccccGAACCTACCTTAACCCtcaacccggaaccaacttttacccttaacccggaacccacttttatccttaacccggaacttacgttatccttaacccggaacctactttaatccttaaccgggaacccacttttacccttaacgcGTAACCCAcatttacccttaacccggaacctacattattcgtaacccggaacccaccttacccttaacccggaacccacttttatccttaacccggaacccacttttatccttaacccggaacccaccttacccttaacccggaacccaccttaccctttaacccggaacctactttacttttaacccgtaaccaactttacttttaacccgtaaccaaccatactttcaacccgtaaccaactttacttttaacccgtaaccaactttatccttaacccagaaataaccttccgcttaacccgaaaccaaatttatttttaacctgGGGACGCTGAACCCAGCCATTTCCGCATATTACCGTTAttctgtatacatttttggtgtaaagtgtatgtatgcttttataagtttgtttgtgccaacacgtatgtacacacattttttccttgtgcgggataagtgtgtgtttttcctttatattttgcgatcttttgcaactgtaatatatttcatcatccaccgtctttttttttttttttttctttttttttttggtgttcgCGGCCAGGACACATCACAATATGGGCACGCGCTTACCGTCCTGATTTccgcaaaaataaaaaaaaaaaaaaaaaaaaaaaaaaaaaaattttttgcaaacaaaataagaaaaaaaagtggaaaaaaaaatctttcttttttttttcttcaagaacaaataaaaaataaaaaggaaaaaaaaaaaggacaaaaggtgtgaaaacaatatccttcatcttaaacaataaaccctaaaccctaaaccctaaacactgaaccctaaaccctaaaccctaaacactgaaccctaaaccctgaaccctgaaccctaaactgtgaaccctaaattgtgaaccctaaactgtgaatcctaaaccgttaaccctaaaccttaaaccctgaaaccataaaccctgaaaccataaaccctaaaatgtgaaccctaaaatgtgaaccctaaaatgtgaaccctaaaatgtgaaccctaaaatgtgaaccctaaaatgtgaaccctaaaatgtgaaccctaaaatgtgaaccctaaaatgtgaaccctaaaatgtgaaccctaaaatgtgaaccctaaacactgaaccctaaaccataaacacggaacctaaactgggaacacgttccattggaacctgctccaaaggaatactttccataggaaccccttccattggaacaccttccttaggaacctgttcttcttcttccataaattcgcttcccatgaactcttgaaccaaaagttccataaaatccttttggttcaattgtgagtcccctttttgacattcatccaacacttcaaaatgaatttcaataatcgttcgacgattcacgggaccagaacgtttcgttctagttggagcagaacgaggttttcgttccttcaccaattgatattcatgtggaccagcttcttccacatgatggaggacttgttcctgtacggatggaccaggaatatcagcaggagatcttctgagacgtggtcctcctttaccaagaggaccaaaatactacaaaaaaaaaaaaaaaaaaaaaatgagaggatatttttgttaagaagattgtgaaatgttctttttgcacatttattttattttattttaaccatgaaaaaattttttttttttcttttaaccattaaagaattttttttttccttttaaccattaaaaaaaatttttttttttctttttaaccattgaagaatttttttttttttttttaacaattaattttgtccattaaaatatatatttttttttttatcttaccttccaaaggtaataagccatagcagaaaggccaatagagacaggagccaaaggaagaaaaggggtaaggagatccgtaagaaggatgggacagactgtattctctaatatTTGTTGCATATGGGTTTCTTTCGATTGGAGTAATGGTTTCACGTTGGTCTTTACATTGTCAGTGCCAATGTTGCATTTATCATAATCTTTGTCATTCCATTcgcacacaaaacaagaaatacCATCAGTACCATTGCTGCATTCAGGTAATACATTCTTCATAATGTCACCACTTTTCGTAAAAGCGTGATTTATACCATCctctatgtcacaaagaggatgtacccaactatttccTTGTTTCTTCACTTCTGCCAAgtcttttaattgttttgcatattctttaagaaataaacaacccatcgtttgttcaaacgatgggcccttaaACTGGCCATTCTTTTGGCCGTTGGGACggccataaatgtgctttaatcctgaagcaaaaagtaaacaagctgctttgtttgttttgctttctttATGGCCAAGTTTATACCATTCAGCGTCGTTGTCTTTGCAGTATTGTTCAACTTCTTTCTGTTTATCTGTCTGCGATATATGTCCTAGAAGTTTCTTTAATTCCTCATCAATTTCTGATTGTATTTCactctgatcataaaagaagaaaagagagaaaaaaaaatatatatgtatatatgtatacacatatgtgtatacatatatacatatatataaatatacatatacatatagatatacatatatacatatatatatacatatacatatagatatacatatatacatatatatatacatatacatatatatatacatatacatatatatatatgcatttatgttcacgtatatatatatatatatatatatatatatatatatatgtatatatgtatatatgtatatatatgcagttGTCTACCGCCCTTACCCACTTAGGTGTGGTCGTTACACCTGGCTGTCCATTTTTGAtctttagttttttttttattgcgcattggacttgagtacagaaagaagaggccatttcatttattttgtttaatgTTGGTTCCATTTTAGATTCCTGATTGAGTAattcgtccatttttttggggacgttttctttgttctcctcgcaattttgtccattttgtgtTGCCTTAACCAAAGAGCTGTCAACACTTAGTTGGCAACTACTAAATTCTGAGTTTTTTACCCTatcacatttaaaacaacCGTAAACTCCACTCGAACAGGAAGACGAAGTCGAAGACGaagaatttttattattttcattattccAATCATCGAACAtttgtgttattttttcctcatcaatCGGACAATTTGACTCCgtttgttcttttattttatcagcGTAAAggttaagtgctgcgcacatcatagattGTTTAAAGAAGTTATCATCATCCTGATGACCATTCTGAGTGGTAGTACTACCACTACCACTACCATTTGGAATTGATTTAATGTAGTCTAATCCTGccgtgatatgattacatgcttttctttcaacactatgttcattaccatcaccaaaatCTTTACATGCAGCATTATGAGTGTTgatccttcccttcttttgaATTTCTGTGAACATCTTCCCCAATGTTGGTTTGACGCCCTCCTCCCAAAATTGACActgtaacaaaaaaaaaaaagaaaaggttatatatatgtagatcgtggtaggttggttgtgtagtatccggttgttgtgcCATCCGGGTGCTGTAGTAGGCGGTtcatgtagtatccggtcacTGTCTGCCATCaggttggtgtgtagtatccggtccctgtctgcgaggagtttttcctctcccaccctaaagtagctaacgctaaccccggaaccttactcctaaacacTGGAACCTTATTTTAATACCCTTaaatccttcttcttataccctgacaccttcctcctaaacccggaatctaagttcttacaccctgacaacttcctcctaaacccggaatctacgttctaacaccctgacaccttcgtcctaaaccccgAATCTGACATCTCACACCCCtccaaccttcattcctaaacccggaatctgatttgtaacaccctgacacctttctcctaaacccggaatctaagttcttacaccctgacacctttatcctaaatccggaatctaagttataacaccctgacaccttcctcctaaacccgtaatctaagttctaacaccctgacaccttcttcctaaacccggaatctaagttattacaccctgacacctttgtcctaaacgcggaatctaagttctaacacgctgacaccttcctcctaaacccggaatcggACATTTAACACCCCAAAAACCTTCTCATCATACTCTCTCCCCCCCACCttatagtttttttctttttttttttttttttaagtcccTCAGtgttatgttggttgtagtaatacttacccaattcTTCGTAGGATTGCTAGTTTCGCCCGTCGTGGTCATTCTatttttgaaccatttggtTGCGGCGCATCTAATGTAATCGCATAAAGTGGACATGTGGTTTATTTGTTCCAATGTGGATTGTATGTTGGTGTTGGTGGCGGAGTCCAACATACCCAACACTTCCTTCAACAGCTCCTGATCCCCAATTTTAGAACCAAAACACTCCTGTTTCTCACACGGCTCACATGAACCATCTTCCTTACCATTCTTCTTACACCAATTTTCGCGATTATCCTTCAGCTTCCCTGCATCAAAGGCCccctttattccttcttccacGGCACAGGCATAACCACCCTTTTCTGCATATTGTCTTAATTTCTCTGCGAATGCATTGAGTGCTACACAACGCATAGTAGAACGAAATATTCGGTTATTCTCTTTCAGTGGATCCTTATCGGATTCATCCCCCTTCATTTCATGTATACCTTTTAGTGCTTTAACAATAAGTTTGCATGTTGCTTTGCTTACGCAATCCGTTGCACCATCTGGGCATGTGATGCCCTTGCACAGATCGTCCGTACTGCCATCATTATTCGTTCCTATGTTGTTGTCAAGTTGGGTGACTTGCTCTTTGACTCCGTTCCACATTTCATTCTACAAatgaagtaatatatatatatatatatatatacatacgcatatatacatacatatgtatacatatgtacatacatatacgtatacacacatatgtatatgtatacatgtatacatgtaagtgtatgtatgtgcatgtatatttattcataccatgaaaaacatatatacaatagTGCATACGCATACACTTCATACACTAATCTATCATTCACTACAATTGACAGCAACGATTCCATACCTCCTCACTCTGCTCCGTTTCGCTTTTTCCCCTGTCCCGAAGCCACTGCTTCTTTACACATTCCACACGAGCACATAAACTATCCATGTTTTTGCATTGACCACCACCTGTATGGGAAGATGTCGAAGGGAAtcggaagaaaggaagggagcaatgaaggaaggaaaaaaaataaaaatgaataaaaagaaaggaaggagggggaGGTGGAATTGGTGATGATAGTAGAATGGTTtgatggtgatgatggtGGTGAAATGTATATTCGTTCGTGGAATGGTTCGTGctttacttacatatattgCCCAAATATTTCTTCAGTCCTGTTGTGTCCTTGTTGAgcatttccttcactttaGTCTTTACGTCGTCGCTGTTTATTTGGCAACTGAAGTTCGCTTTCCTTTCGCACGTAAAACAATCATTACTACGACCAACACTACTGCCATCACTCGGACACGATGTCGAAGACGAAGATTTAAAATGTTCATTACCCTTAGtgaacattttatttatttcttcctcaccAATGGGACAACCTTTCTCTTGCGACTTTTCAATCAACTGATCGGCATAAACATTCAATGCTGCACAAGCCATGGTTCGTTTAAACAACTTCATAGCATCGTCCCCGTTACTATTTGTATTATTGTACAGATGGTTTAATCCTGCCCCGAAGAGGAGGCATACTTCTTTGTTATTGTAGTCCGCGGTACTGCAGTGGGTGTCTAAAGTGCTGTTCTGATTGTCATACATGGCGCTGCCAAGTGAGGTGACTTCCTCTTTGACTTTATTCCATACTTCCTCCTACAattgaagtaatatatacatatctacatatatacatatacatatatatacatatataaatatacatgtatacatatatacatatatatacatacatatatacatatacatatatatatatatacatatataaaactatatgtgtatatttgttGTTAATGTTATTGATGTTGGTTCCTACTTACCCACTTCACTTTGCTACTATTTTCACCAGGGTTCTGTTTTACgtagtatttttttgctgcacattggagttgagtgCAGAAAGTgtccatttcatttatggTGGATAATGTTTCCTTCACTTGGGGGATCTTGTTGTCTTCGTTGAGGAGACCGCCAATTTGAGCCTTCACTTCAGTTTCGTTAGTTTTGCAAGTTTCACTTGCACCAGATTGTGTTGTTGATGGTGTATTAACCAAAGAGCTATCAACACTTAGTTTGcattcattaaaattttctttccttgaGCAAAGAAAACAATGTTCATTACTAGCTCTATCAACACCTTTACacgaattattattatttttttcattccaatcattaaacatttttgttatttttatctcatcaatgggacatttatCTTTCGACTCggtaattattttatctgcgtacatgttaagagcaatgcAACCAACTGCTCGAGCGAGCAGTTGGTCATTACCATTACCACTAAGTGTGTTAATGTGTTGCAGTCCcgctgtgatatgattacaagcttttctttcgacactatgttcattaccatcaccaaagtCATTGCATACAGAATTAGTGTTGGTCTTTCCATCGGACTCGATCTTCTTGAACAAGTCCGTCAGTGCGTCTTTAACAGCGCCatcccaaaagtcacactgtaaaaaaaaagaaaaggttatatatatgtagttagtaagttgtatagtatccggttgttgtgcCATCCGGtaggtgtagtatccggttggtgcagtatccggttggtgtagtatccggttggtgtagtatccggttggtgtagtatccggttggtgtagtatccggttggtgtagtatccggttggtgtagtatccggttggtgtagtatccagttggtgtagtatccggttggtgtagtatccagttggtgtagtatccggttggtgcaatatccggttggtgcagtatccggttggtgtagtatccggttggtgtagtatccggtcggtgtagtatccggttggtgtagtatccggttcc of the Plasmodium knowlesi strain H genome assembly, chromosome: 5 genome contains:
- a CDS encoding SICAvar, type I — encoded protein: MVSSGNSVAGGAGGGSTSLMEAWLEKLRGDGKLSGSAEDIREKMKEDLVTTWNDLKSWLAGQGSNEIAELCANAGGSATGPPTSEGEYLKNLCKGIAEVKYFVSGVRTKRDGGGRSDQAAEIEQLTRAQSYARCIVGSVALNELYGDHCKLDSVIEYVSPQVQGKLEGTYSKSDAELKKCEGINANHLMLGKSILASAIKKWAEGDREKEEKKVGGSKGTMRVGYVWGRWPYVCGGTARQKQEQYLQGLRKNNAKHMTKFLKVGNDNMSSGAATDGKPTIGEILTEEGYIIPQDRIIKALQDSMQSDSTASTPSFDLTKAIMENVTKVAEETEAEVCMKDNSEKFCKRLQCAKDYWQLTKDQSSSGDFWEGHVKKKLKNLITDTVDNGGAPTGHCDNGNSMNSANKEACKHMTNLLHQMYQNANGGTKEYSEQIIKCVLLREYAKKLKDKAQKEGYCDIDDGLQKAFNESKTIMDRTSQCGNANAAHCFECKWNITTDDELSGCKIDSNNDNVKTKVDQLLRVNDQTNETQVQKNLSDFNKENSLCERVKCAAKWWAQDTRNTGKEQNQFWENDVKKLWDELADKMKSTNGQGEPQCEALPNGTPSEKAACNYLHAGFTELYNPAKPAPTAAPAAPSPLGDILSAKHPSFRQTMGCLLLHYYAKHMKEKAVCNIDKGIKQAFDSWQNPSTKAPNCNGPAGSGGKGPCVPCQWDKNNELDSCLYKIKINSTTGSGGTAKEKVKKIIEDDKTNIPTMLGEINRMNKLCDYMECIASHLNSSSAQQNTNASTFWDKGTGEVGKLWKELAGAIMERSGSTQCDKVDGTRQATEPERKACEHLTAVFNKLRELTMNETSYPVLSKHPSFAQAMGCILLKEYAKLMKENSTCLIDSGLRKAFNTVGNGSNGNCNWEEKLDDCKVTIGSTTTEVQEKVKPIIKVDEKDIGIVTESINERTTLCDQLKCAVPNWFQKHSNGNAGTGTPTPTKNWCDFWDGAVKDALTDLFKKIESDGKTNTNSVCNDFGDGNEHSVERKACNHITAGLQHINTLSGNGNDQLLARAVGCIALNMYADKIITESKDKCPIDEIKITKMFNDWNEKNNNNSCKGVDRASNEHCFLCSRKENFNECKLSVDSSLVNTPSTTQSGASETCKTNETEVKAQIGGLLNEDNKIPQVKETLSTINEMDTFCTQLQCAAKKYYVKQNPGENSSKVKWEEVWNKVKEEVTSLGSAMYDNQNSTLDTHCSTADYNNKEVCLLFGAGLNHLYNNTNSNGDDAMKLFKRTMACAALNVYADQLIEKSQEKGCPIGEEEINKMFTKGNEHFKSSSSTSCPSDGSSVGRSNDCFTCERKANFSCQINSDDVKTKVKEMLNKDTTGLKKYLGNICGGQCKNMDSLCARVECVKKQWLRDRGKSETEQSEENEMWNGVKEQVTQLDNNIGTNNDGSTDDLCKGITCPDGATDCVSKATCKLIVKALKGIHEMKGDESDKDPLKENNRIFRSTMRCVALNAFAEKLRQYAEKGGYACAVEEGIKGAFDAGKLKDNRENWCKKNGKEDGSCEPCEKQECFGSKIGDQELLKEVLGMLDSATNTNIQSTLEQINHMSTLCDYIRCAATKWFKNRMTTTGETSNPTKNWCQFWEEGVKPTLGKMFTEIQKKGRINTHNAACKDFGDGNEHSVERKACNHITAGLDYIKSIPNGSGSGSTTTQNGHQDDDNFFKQSMMCAALNLYADKIKEQTESNCPIDEEKITQMFDDWNNENNKNSSSSTSSSCSSGVYGCFKCDRVKNSEFSSCQLSVDSSLVKATQNGQNCEENKENVPKKMDELLNQESKMEPTLNKINEMASSFCTQVQCAIKKKLKIKNGQPGVTTTPKWSEIQSEIDEELKKLLGHISQTDKQKEVEQYCKDNDAEWYKLGHKESKTNKAACLLFASGLKHIYGRPNGQKNGQFKGPSFEQTMGCLFLKEYAKQLKDLAEVKKQGNSWVHPLCDIEDGINHAFTKSGDIMKNVLPECSNGTDGISCFVCEWNDKDYDKCNIGTDNVKTNVKPLLQSKETHMQQILENTVCPILLTDLLTPFLPLAPVSIGLSAMAYYLWKYFGPLGKGGPRLRRSPADIPGPSVQEQVLHHVEEAGPHEYQLVKERKPRSAPTRTKRSGPVNRRTIIEIHFEVLDECQKGDSQLNQKDFMELLVQEFMGSEFMEEEEQVPKEGVPMEGVPMESIPLEQVPMERVPSLGSVFMV